Proteins encoded within one genomic window of Amycolatopsis sp. 2-15:
- the lpdA gene encoding dihydrolipoyl dehydrogenase has protein sequence MSAHYDVVVLGAGVGGYVAAIRATQLGLSAAVVEEKYWGGVCLNVGCIPSKALLRNAELAHTVKEDAATYGISSDGEIRFDYSAAYERSRKVADGRVKGVHFLMKKNKITEYDGHGTFVDANTLEVNGERITFDNCIIATGATARLLPGTSRSDRVVTYEQQILESELPESIVIAGAGAIGVEFAYVLRNYGVDVTIVEFLDRMVPLEDAEVSAELAKRYRKLGIKVLTGTKVEAIEDPGASGAKVRVTVSKDGKQDVLEADKVLQAIGFAPNVKGYGLENTGVELTERGAIAVDGRGRTNVPHLFAIGDVTAKLMLAHASESMGIVAAETIAGAETMELDFVMIPRATYCQPQIASFGWTEAQARDKGYDVQVAKFPFTANGKAQGLGDAGGFVKILSDAKYGELLGAHLIGPDVTELLPELTLAQQWDLTVHEVARNVHAHPTLGEAVKEAIHGLAGHMINF, from the coding sequence ATGAGTGCACACTATGACGTCGTGGTCCTGGGGGCCGGGGTCGGCGGCTACGTGGCCGCCATTCGCGCCACGCAGCTCGGTCTGAGCGCGGCGGTCGTCGAGGAGAAGTACTGGGGCGGGGTGTGCCTCAACGTCGGCTGCATCCCGTCGAAGGCGCTGCTGCGCAACGCCGAGCTGGCGCACACGGTGAAGGAAGACGCCGCCACCTACGGCATCTCCTCCGACGGCGAGATCCGCTTCGACTACTCGGCCGCCTACGAGCGCAGCCGCAAGGTCGCGGACGGCCGCGTCAAGGGCGTGCACTTCCTGATGAAGAAGAACAAGATCACGGAGTACGACGGCCACGGCACGTTCGTCGACGCCAACACCCTCGAGGTCAACGGCGAGCGGATCACGTTCGACAACTGCATCATCGCGACCGGCGCCACGGCGCGCCTGCTGCCCGGTACTTCCCGCAGTGACCGCGTGGTCACCTACGAACAGCAGATCCTCGAGAGCGAGCTGCCCGAGAGCATCGTCATCGCGGGCGCCGGCGCGATCGGCGTGGAGTTCGCGTACGTACTGCGCAACTACGGCGTGGACGTGACCATCGTCGAGTTCCTCGACCGGATGGTGCCGCTGGAGGACGCCGAGGTGTCGGCGGAGCTGGCCAAGCGCTACCGCAAGCTCGGGATCAAGGTGCTGACCGGCACCAAGGTCGAGGCCATCGAGGACCCCGGTGCCTCGGGCGCGAAAGTTCGCGTCACGGTGTCGAAGGACGGCAAACAGGATGTGCTGGAGGCCGACAAGGTCCTGCAGGCCATCGGCTTCGCGCCCAACGTGAAGGGCTACGGCCTGGAGAACACCGGCGTCGAGCTCACCGAGCGCGGCGCCATCGCGGTCGACGGCCGCGGCCGCACCAACGTGCCCCACCTGTTCGCCATCGGCGACGTGACGGCGAAGCTGATGCTGGCGCACGCGTCGGAGTCCATGGGCATCGTGGCGGCCGAAACGATCGCCGGCGCGGAGACCATGGAGCTCGACTTCGTGATGATCCCGCGCGCGACCTACTGCCAGCCGCAGATCGCCAGCTTCGGCTGGACCGAGGCCCAGGCCCGCGACAAGGGCTACGACGTGCAGGTCGCCAAGTTCCCCTTCACGGCCAACGGCAAGGCCCAGGGCCTCGGCGACGCCGGCGGCTTCGTCAAGATCCTCAGCGACGCCAAGTACGGCGAGCTGCTCGGCGCGCACCTCATCGGCCCGGACGTGACCGAGCTGTTGCCCGAGCTCACGCTGGCCCAGCAGTGGGACCTGACCGTGCACGAGGTCGCCCGCAACGTCCACGCTCACCCGACCCTGGGCGAAGCGGTGAAGGAAGCGATCCACGGCCTGGCCGGGCACATGATCAACTTCTGA